The proteins below are encoded in one region of Ostrea edulis chromosome 3, xbOstEdul1.1, whole genome shotgun sequence:
- the LOC125676020 gene encoding small conductance calcium-activated potassium channel protein-like produces MSSLVENPGIPLVGLNGKLKKYRTLENEQGDPPSGRFETVGSRLARRKELFVKRKRSSDVALTFALVGILLMVTQTELTAGKVYHRSSLPSHLMKMAITASTVALLIFLGIYHRLDIQLFIVNNSVDDWRIAMTARRVIQMTVEFIVCSIHPIPGNFYTTWPATVAEGEHHRRLIVPLDTILALPMFLRLFLVCRFIMLHSKLYEDASSQSLGALNRIHFNFRFIFKSMMTMHPDYVLTIIMIVSFLIASWALRLCEMSDTADESVHSNFLNTMWLVAITFLSVGYGDIKPSTYCGRGITVITGMMGAGCTALVVAVLARKLELSRSEKYVHDFVLDVDLDKRLKNEAANVMKSGWFIYKFRKVRVNTSKALKYQTKLLEAIYNIRQIKAAQRRLLDASVTLTEMNKTQNDTSRSVELIRCKQVTLEEKVDNLESKIMSLHDKINSIHKALKE; encoded by the coding sequence ATGAGTTCGTTAGTAGAAAATCCAGGAATTCCCCTTGTTGGGTTAAACGGGAAATTAAAAAAGTACAGGACTTTAGAAAACGAACAAGGGGATCCGCCTTCAGGCCGATTTGAAACAGTTGGTAGCAGGTTAGCAAGACGAAAAGAACTCTTTGTAAAACGAAAACGGTCCAGTGATGTAGCATTAACTTTCGCATTAGTGGGTATCCTTTTAATGGTGACACAAACAGAGCTGACAGCAGGCAAAGTGTACCACCGTTCCTCTCTACCATCTCACTTAATGAAAATGGCAATCACGGCATCTACAGTGGCATTGTTAATCTTCCTAGGTATATATCATCGTTTGGATATACAGCTATTCATCGTTAACAATAGTGTTGATGATTGGAGAATAGCAATGACCGCTAGAAGGGTCATACAGATGACGGTGGAATTCATTGTGTGTTCCATTCATCCAATTCCTGGGAATTTCTACACTACTTGGCCGGCTACTGTGGCTGAGGGGGAACATCACAGACGACTCATTGTTCCTCTTGATACTATACTTGCACTCCCAATGTTCCTCCGACTTTTCCTAGTATGTCGATTTATCATGTTACATAGCAAACTCTACGAAGACGCTTCTTCCCAGAGTCTTGGAGCTCTGAATCGTATTCACTTCAATTTCAGGTTTATTTTCAAGTCTATGATGACAATGCATCCTGACTATGTATTAACTATCATCATGATTGTGTCGTTTTTGATAGCAAGCTGGGCGTTAAGATTGTGTGAAATGAGCGACACCGCAGATGAATCAGTGCATTCAAATTTTCTGAATACGATGTGGTTAGTCGCTATTACATTTCTCTCCGTGGGTTACGGCGACATTAAGCCCAGTACATACTGCGGCCGGGGGATCACTGTCATAACAGGAATGATGGGGGCTGGTTGTACAGCTCTAGTCGTTGCAGTCTTAGCCAGAAAACTGGAGCTCAGTCGTAGTGAAAAATACGTACATGACTTCGTTCTTGATGTGGACCTCGACAAAAGGCTAAAGAATGAAGCTGCTAACGTCATGAAGTCCGGCTGGTTTATTTACAAATTTCGCAAAGTTAGAGTGAATACTTCTAAAGCTCTAAAGTACCAGACGAAGTTATTGGAAGCTATTTATAACATTCGCCAAATCAAAGCTGCACAACGACGTTTATTGGACGCTTCCGTTACTCTGACCGAGATGAATAAAACTCAAAATGATACGAGTAGATCCGTAGAGCTCATACGGTGTAAGCAAGTGACATTAGAGGAGAAGGTGGATAATTTAGAGTCCAAAATTATGTCGCTTCATGATAAGATCAACTCCATCCACAAAGCCTTGAAGGAATAG